One Burkholderia vietnamiensis LMG 10929 genomic window, GGGAATTCGGCGATCAGTTCGTCGGTTTTCTCGCGGCTGCGGTTGTACACCGACACCGCGTAACCGCGGCTCTCGATATTGAGTGCGAGATTGCGCCCCATCACCGCGAGCCCGATCACACCGATTGCTTGTTTGCCCATTAGTCAATTCTCCGGAAAAAACGGTGCGCGGCCCGAATCGGGCCGCGCGCACAGGCGAAAGGATAGTGGAAACCCGGTCGCGATGCGCGACGACGTGTCATTGCTCCGCGTGCGGCAAGCGCCGGAACACGACGCTCAGATTGTTCGCCGGCATTTCGACGACCTCGACGCAGTCGAGCCCGCAATCGAGCCCGAGTGCGACGACGGCCTCCAGATCGCGCACGCCCCACGACGCGTCGCGCTCGCGCAGTTGCCGGTCGAACGCTTCGTTGGACGGCGCGGTGTGACGGCCTTCGCGCCGATACGGACCGTACAGGAACAGCACGCCGCCCGTGCGCAGCGCGCGCGCCGCGCTGGCGAACAGCGCGGCGGTGCACGCCCACGGCGAGATATGGATCATGTTGATGCAGACGACGGCGTCGAGCGCATCGGCCGGCCACGACGCGTCGCGCACGTCGAACGCGAGCGGCTCGGCGAGGTTCGCGACGCCCGCATGCGCGGCCCACGCGGCGATCGAGCGGCGCGCCCGTGGATCGGGATCGCTCGGCTGCCAGCGCAGCCCCGGCATCGCCTGCGCGAAATGCACCGCATGCTGGCCCGTGCCGCTCGCGATCTCCAGCACGCTGCCTTGCGCCGGCAGCACGCGGCGCAGCACGTCGAGAATCGGTCCGCGGTTGCGCTCGGCGGCCGGCGCCGACAACCGTTCGGCCGGATCGGGCGATGCCGTCGGCCCGCTCACGCTGCACGCTCCGGCACGCCGGCCGCAATGCCGAGCCGCGTATTCAACGCGTCGAGCGCGGGCGCGCAATGCGCCTCGACTTTCAGCGTCAGCATCGGATCGGCACGCGTGTGGCCGAGATTCAGCGCGGCTACCGGCTTGTGCTGCGCGTGCGCCCACACGCAGAAGCGATAGCCCGAGTACACCATCAGCGACGAGCCGACCACGAGCAGCGCATCGGCCGCATCGAGCGCCTGCGACGCCAGTGCGACGCGCTCGCGGGGCACGTTTTCGCCGAAGAACACCACCGCGGGCTTCAGCAGCCCGCCGCACGCTGGGCACGCCGGCGCGCGGAACGTATCGAGCGCGGTCCATTCGAGATGCGCGTCGCCGTCGGCGGCCGGCTCCGCCTGTGCGCCGAGCAGTTCGGGGTTGTCCGTTTCGAGGATGGTCTGGATCGTCGCGCGCGCATGATCGGCGCCGCAATCGAGACACGTCACGCCGTTGATGCCGCCATGCAGTTCGATCACGTCGGCGCTGCCCGCGCGCTGGTGCAGGCCGTCGACGTTCTGCGTGACGAGGCGCTCGATCCGGCCGGCTGCGCCGAGCCGCGCGAGCGCGCGATGCGACGCGTTCGGCTGCGCGCGGCCGACCACCGGCCAGCCGATCATGCTGCGCGCCCAGTAGCGCCGGCGCGCGGC contains:
- a CDS encoding DUF938 domain-containing protein; the encoded protein is MSGPTASPDPAERLSAPAAERNRGPILDVLRRVLPAQGSVLEIASGTGQHAVHFAQAMPGLRWQPSDPDPRARRSIAAWAAHAGVANLAEPLAFDVRDASWPADALDAVVCINMIHISPWACTAALFASAARALRTGGVLFLYGPYRREGRHTAPSNEAFDRQLRERDASWGVRDLEAVVALGLDCGLDCVEVVEMPANNLSVVFRRLPHAEQ
- a CDS encoding NAD-dependent protein deacetylase: MNDTRLHDPDLHDLYDPPSAGIDPAALDALHTFVERHPRLLVLTGAGISTDSGIPGYRDRDGKWMRSPPIQLQDFLGSDAARRRYWARSMIGWPVVGRAQPNASHRALARLGAAGRIERLVTQNVDGLHQRAGSADVIELHGGINGVTCLDCGADHARATIQTILETDNPELLGAQAEPAADGDAHLEWTALDTFRAPACPACGGLLKPAVVFFGENVPRERVALASQALDAADALLVVGSSLMVYSGYRFCVWAHAQHKPVAALNLGHTRADPMLTLKVEAHCAPALDALNTRLGIAAGVPERAA